A single window of Acinetobacter wuhouensis DNA harbors:
- a CDS encoding adenosylcobinamide-GDP ribazoletransferase, producing the protein MTPFLIALQFLTTFPIQLKAMPSPQQNAQSLLFYPIIGLLIGLILFVTAYFLNTLPIILLSTLILVLWIWLTGGLHLDGLADTADAWVGGFGDKERTLSIMKDPACGPIGVLSLIILCLIKWAALYVLLEKKLYLALILFPILGRLAPLFLFLTTEYVRAKGLGYSIAQYIPKTWAMIVFALTLLATGYFVWTGLATAIIFILTLIYLRHKFVQRIDGITGDTVGASIEIVEAVSLLSFVVLSFYL; encoded by the coding sequence ATGACACCTTTTTTAATCGCATTGCAGTTTTTAACCACGTTTCCAATTCAACTTAAGGCAATGCCAAGCCCACAACAAAATGCACAATCCTTATTGTTCTATCCGATCATTGGTTTATTGATAGGGCTGATTTTATTTGTAACTGCTTATTTTCTAAATACTTTACCGATTATTTTACTTAGTACATTGATTTTAGTGTTATGGATTTGGTTAACTGGTGGTTTGCATTTAGATGGTTTGGCTGATACTGCGGATGCATGGGTTGGTGGTTTTGGTGACAAAGAACGAACTTTAAGCATCATGAAAGACCCTGCATGTGGTCCGATTGGGGTATTAAGTCTAATCATTCTTTGTTTAATCAAATGGGCAGCACTGTATGTACTTTTAGAGAAAAAATTATATTTGGCTTTAATTTTATTCCCGATTTTAGGGCGTTTAGCACCACTCTTCTTATTCCTTACGACTGAATATGTACGTGCAAAAGGCTTAGGGTATTCTATTGCGCAATATATTCCCAAAACATGGGCAATGATTGTTTTTGCGCTGACACTTTTAGCGACAGGTTATTTTGTCTGGACTGGTTTGGCGACAGCGATTATTTTTATTCTCACTTTAATCTATTTACGCCATAAATTTGTTCAACGAATTGATGGTATTACAGGCGATACAGTGGGAGCGAGTATTGAAATTGTTGAAGCGGTGAGTCTTTTGAGTTTTGTGGTATTGAGTTTTTATCTTTAA
- a CDS encoding MFS transporter, whose product MNKNNDKTLWILLSASLANGVSFSMILPLLAPLIRQLHMTEFQAGLLVSVSALLMSLTAMWISKKAQWQNQFYLLSIGFIGMTITWGLFSAVLSYGVTYSIAMSLLFSLLLVTRASTGIFMAMPQIALQSFVMTSCTEEKQRSQMMAKFGSLNSVGLILGPLVTTLLIGWGILVPMWLAVIILALMSIVIVCLYPKEQLNHQAKIHQKQETYLQQEGDVVANLKQIKLQQDSINKAIIWLILGFSLYIAIVTLNLTAGFYIQDKFQLSIPQSAIYFSQCSLIVGIALVMMQIAISKWLKWSLQQLLFVGLSSMLLGLGISIISANIFIFQSAYIFYGIAVACLMPAFTTGAAQSVALNLQTKIAALCTMVQGLSLVVAPLLSTALYQFDMIFPYYMLIGIFILFSGYFVVLRLKTEKYG is encoded by the coding sequence ATGAATAAAAATAATGATAAAACACTGTGGATTTTATTATCTGCAAGTCTGGCGAATGGTGTTAGCTTTTCAATGATTTTACCTTTACTTGCCCCACTTATTCGCCAATTACACATGACAGAGTTTCAAGCAGGGCTTTTGGTTTCAGTCAGCGCTTTATTGATGAGTTTGACTGCAATGTGGATTTCAAAAAAAGCGCAGTGGCAAAATCAATTCTATTTGCTCAGTATTGGCTTTATTGGGATGACCATCACGTGGGGATTATTTTCTGCTGTGCTGAGTTATGGTGTTACTTATAGCATCGCGATGAGTCTGCTATTCAGCTTACTTTTAGTGACTCGAGCCAGTACAGGAATTTTTATGGCAATGCCACAAATCGCGCTACAAAGTTTTGTCATGACCTCATGTACTGAGGAGAAACAACGTAGTCAAATGATGGCGAAATTTGGATCATTAAATAGTGTGGGCTTAATTCTTGGTCCATTGGTCACGACTTTATTGATCGGATGGGGGATTCTTGTTCCGATGTGGTTGGCGGTGATAATTTTAGCGCTGATGAGTATTGTCATTGTATGTTTATATCCAAAAGAACAGTTGAATCATCAAGCTAAGATTCATCAAAAACAAGAGACTTATTTACAACAAGAGGGTGATGTCGTTGCAAACTTAAAACAGATTAAGCTTCAACAAGACAGCATAAACAAAGCAATCATTTGGTTAATTCTAGGATTTAGCTTATATATCGCGATTGTGACCTTAAATTTAACTGCTGGATTTTATATTCAGGATAAATTTCAACTGAGTATTCCACAAAGTGCGATTTATTTTTCACAATGTTCACTCATTGTGGGAATCGCATTGGTCATGATGCAAATCGCTATTTCTAAATGGTTAAAATGGTCATTACAACAACTGCTTTTTGTCGGGCTGAGTAGCATGTTGCTTGGTTTAGGAATTTCCATCATCAGTGCCAATATTTTCATTTTTCAAAGTGCTTATATTTTTTATGGAATTGCAGTGGCGTGTTTAATGCCTGCTTTTACCACAGGTGCAGCACAATCTGTCGCATTGAATTTACAAACTAAAATTGCAGCACTTTGCACTATGGTTCAAGGTTTAAGTTTGGTCGTCGCACCATTATTGAGTACAGCTTTATACCAATTCGATATGATTTTTCCTTATTACATGCTGATCGGAATCTTTATTCTATTTTCAGGATATTTCGTCGTATTAAGATTAAAAACTGAAAAGTATGGTTAA
- the cobT gene encoding nicotinate-nucleotide--dimethylbenzimidazole phosphoribosyltransferase: MNWWLDACQVPNTEMQQQAEQRQLQLTKPTGSLSVLENVAVQLAGLQGRVKPNVDAPWITIFAGDHGVMAENISAYPQAVTRQMLQNFATGGACISVIAKEYHATLQVIDCGSVGEAYEYVGVERHCIAQGTANFAQQVAMTEEQCIQAMNLGHDSVEKAIANGASIYIAGEMGIGNTCSASAVACFLLNEPAEKLTGVGTGIRAEQLAHKKNIIQQAIQLHQDYVADDAFKALCAVGGLEIAAMTGAYIRCAQRGLPMIVDGFISTVSALLAVKINPQVRQWMLFGHQSAEYGHQRLLQELGADPLLKLNLRLGEGSGAGAALGVIKLACSLHNNMATFAEAAVIGEKV, from the coding sequence ATGAATTGGTGGTTAGATGCATGTCAAGTTCCCAATACTGAAATGCAACAACAGGCTGAACAACGTCAATTACAACTGACGAAACCAACAGGTTCACTTTCTGTTTTGGAAAATGTTGCGGTGCAATTGGCAGGTTTACAGGGCAGAGTAAAGCCAAATGTAGATGCGCCGTGGATCACGATTTTTGCAGGTGATCATGGTGTGATGGCGGAAAATATTTCAGCCTATCCTCAAGCGGTGACTCGGCAAATGCTACAAAACTTTGCCACTGGCGGTGCTTGTATTAGTGTAATTGCCAAAGAGTATCATGCAACGCTTCAAGTGATCGACTGTGGCTCAGTGGGCGAAGCTTATGAATATGTTGGTGTTGAACGTCACTGCATCGCACAAGGTACAGCAAACTTTGCACAACAGGTGGCAATGACTGAAGAACAGTGTATTCAAGCCATGAACCTTGGTCATGATAGTGTAGAAAAAGCCATTGCCAATGGCGCTTCGATTTATATTGCAGGTGAAATGGGCATTGGTAATACCTGTTCTGCATCGGCAGTCGCCTGTTTTCTATTGAATGAGCCTGCTGAAAAATTAACAGGTGTCGGCACAGGGATTCGCGCAGAACAATTGGCACATAAGAAAAATATTATTCAGCAAGCAATTCAACTTCACCAAGACTATGTGGCGGATGATGCTTTTAAAGCCTTATGCGCCGTAGGTGGTTTAGAAATTGCAGCAATGACTGGTGCCTATATTCGCTGTGCTCAACGTGGCTTGCCAATGATCGTCGATGGTTTTATTAGCACTGTTTCGGCATTACTTGCGGTAAAAATAAATCCACAAGTGCGTCAATGGATGCTATTTGGACACCAATCTGCGGAATATGGTCATCAACGCTTGTTGCAAGAATTGGGTGCTGATCCATTATTAAAACTGAATCTACGTCTGGGTGAAGGCAGTGGTGCGGGGGCAGCGCTTGGTGTAATTAAACTGGCGTGTAGTTTGCATAACAACATGGCGACATTTGCAGAAGCAGCGGTGATTGGTGAGAAGGTTTAA
- the cobU gene encoding bifunctional adenosylcobinamide kinase/adenosylcobinamide-phosphate guanylyltransferase: MLQLILGGARSGKSRLAEQIAKDSKLTVTYVATAQIWDDEMRDRIDHHQAQRPQEWQLIEEPLYLAECLQRIDQNAPETGQVILVDCLTLWMSNLLMNEDQNLQLAECQKLLAVLPKLKSEIILVSNETGLGVVPMGEITRKFVDESGRLHQQLGQISDKVMFCVAGFPMTLKG; the protein is encoded by the coding sequence ATGTTGCAATTAATCTTGGGTGGAGCACGTTCTGGTAAGAGCCGTTTGGCGGAACAGATTGCCAAAGATTCAAAACTCACAGTGACTTATGTTGCGACTGCGCAGATTTGGGATGACGAAATGCGTGATCGAATTGATCATCATCAAGCTCAACGTCCGCAAGAATGGCAACTGATTGAAGAACCACTATATTTAGCAGAATGTTTACAACGCATCGATCAGAATGCACCTGAAACAGGGCAAGTTATTCTAGTGGATTGCTTGACCTTGTGGATGAGTAATTTATTGATGAATGAAGATCAAAATTTACAATTGGCAGAATGTCAGAAGCTGTTAGCTGTTTTGCCAAAATTAAAGTCAGAAATTATTTTAGTCAGCAATGAAACAGGGTTGGGCGTAGTTCCAATGGGTGAAATTACCCGTAAATTTGTCGATGAATCTGGTCGTTTGCACCAACAGCTCGGGCAAATTTCGGACAAAGTCATGTTCTGCGTTGCAGGTTTCCCGATGACCTTAAAAGGTTAA
- a CDS encoding histidine phosphatase family protein: MKLRIDLLRHGETTLSHTLRGSTDDELTELGWQQMQQTIDQHTIVDHQSSIYKPWNVIFTSPLQRCFKFAEKLATDLDLGLITDPHLQEMHFGDWEGISTQQIYDENPELLANFWQFPTRFTPPNAEKLIGFQQRVLTAITDVGLEMQQKNHQNALIVTHGGVIKLLKCLALQQPLDDILKMSAELGQLNCFILDSEMMQLKWIENKK, translated from the coding sequence ATGAAATTGAGGATTGATTTACTTCGTCATGGTGAAACCACGTTAAGTCACACATTACGTGGTTCAACGGATGATGAATTAACCGAATTGGGTTGGCAACAAATGCAACAGACAATTGATCAGCATACGATTGTTGATCATCAATCTTCAATTTATAAACCTTGGAATGTCATATTTACCTCGCCTTTACAACGCTGTTTTAAATTTGCAGAAAAGTTAGCAACTGATTTAGATTTAGGATTGATCACAGATCCTCATTTACAAGAAATGCATTTTGGTGATTGGGAAGGAATTTCTACACAGCAAATCTATGATGAAAATCCTGAATTATTGGCAAATTTTTGGCAATTTCCAACACGATTTACACCACCCAATGCAGAAAAATTGATAGGTTTTCAACAGCGAGTTTTAACGGCTATCACAGATGTTGGTTTGGAAATGCAACAAAAGAATCATCAAAATGCCTTGATTGTGACGCATGGTGGGGTGATTAAACTTTTGAAATGTCTGGCTTTGCAACAACCTTTAGATGATATTTTAAAAATGTCGGCAGAGTTAGGGCAGCTCAATTGTTTTATATTGGACAGTGAAATGATGCAATTGAAATGGATAGAGAATAAAAAATGA
- a CDS encoding 2'-5' RNA ligase family protein codes for MFLQPNSLTVPTEAHDYPEWHKGRAHYALWYLEIQDPELLDYLTQLRNQFAPYLFQPNTRQFHITLYICGFLLENKAQVHFDDDFSQQQFQQQMERLKVLELKPFQLKVGRLNSFSSALFLEIEDNENSLSKIRNSFSKSSQEIAALNYCPHITLGLYSQEFESDEIFKIIDSIPPKTFEISIDQLSFGIYQANVLQGQLITLHQFPLIQHHRENSQEIHSCCN; via the coding sequence GTGTTTTTACAACCCAACAGTCTAACAGTTCCAACAGAAGCACATGACTATCCCGAGTGGCACAAAGGGAGAGCGCATTACGCATTGTGGTATTTGGAAATACAAGATCCTGAATTATTAGATTATTTAACTCAACTTCGGAATCAATTTGCGCCGTATTTGTTTCAACCGAATACCCGCCAGTTTCATATCACCTTATATATTTGTGGTTTTTTACTTGAAAATAAAGCTCAAGTACATTTTGACGATGATTTTTCACAGCAACAATTTCAACAGCAAATGGAACGTTTAAAAGTACTTGAACTTAAACCATTCCAATTAAAAGTTGGACGCTTGAATAGTTTCAGTAGTGCCTTATTTTTAGAAATAGAAGATAATGAAAATAGCCTAAGCAAAATTAGAAATTCATTTTCTAAGTCTTCTCAAGAAATTGCTGCACTCAATTATTGCCCACATATTACACTGGGGCTGTATTCACAAGAGTTTGAATCAGATGAAATTTTTAAAATAATTGATTCTATACCACCGAAAACTTTTGAAATCAGTATCGATCAACTCAGTTTTGGTATTTACCAAGCCAACGTTTTACAAGGTCAGTTGATCACCTTACATCAGTTTCCGTTGATTCAACATCATAGGGAAAATTCTCAGGAGATTCATTCATGTTGCAATTAA
- a CDS encoding TonB-dependent receptor — translation MKKISIQFQVTCLSLAICTQLYAQDSTANSSSHTESSVTQLAPIVVTATRSAQSIADIAGTVYSIDRTQIEKQANAGKSTADILGLLVPSLTPSSGTTSNYGMSMRGRVVQYMIDGVPQTGYRDGSRQLNSISPTMIERIEVVSGASSIYGSGATGGIINIITKNGGEEPLSFETKLGVTSGDNFKSDAMAYEASQSVSFNQGALKGSLGVGYAKRGEIQDSHGDRIGPEVAQTDRQDTDTIDVNGRLTWKIADGQSLSFGAQYYNDEQDSDYGPDYGKNLAVLFGAAPSQKAVKGLQLDTQPQTERYSFNTQYQNDDFFTQILNAEAYYRNEQARWYPAVNPIAHSALPKDSKNNYLVYQSDTDIDVWGARLALQKDFDLQGRKLGLTYGLDYENEQDRQNIQRYDLATFMASNGLKFKPQQRYGFGPDVETSKFGAFIQSHYDLTDRIGLQAGIRHERVESDVSSSVPYTEAIIAHDVADYQAKSLNGGTVKHDATLFNIGAVYHLTDAQQVFANFSQGSNLPDVQRMLRDVPANFVVNSQTIDPIKVNNYELGWRIQTPKGINAGLTAFYNDSDKSLKFGAPNYTIEVLDTDERVYGAEANIAYPVSPNWTVGGTAAYTSGQYKNSHGKWQELDAIRVAPLKGTVYSDWQFNDGLGLRVQALAIGGTDKARQDAIDNGSTRPPAEIKGFTTMDVITNAKVGLGTLGFGVYNVWNKDYKSVYSQAVSTVYGAISSLPAQGRTYGLTYTMKY, via the coding sequence AATTCCAAGTAACTTGCTTAAGTTTGGCGATTTGCACACAACTGTATGCTCAGGACTCAACAGCTAATTCAAGTAGTCATACTGAAAGTTCAGTGACTCAACTTGCACCGATTGTGGTGACAGCGACTCGATCTGCACAAAGCATTGCTGATATTGCAGGGACGGTTTACAGCATTGACCGTACACAAATTGAAAAACAAGCCAATGCAGGTAAAAGTACCGCAGATATTTTAGGTTTATTGGTGCCGTCATTAACCCCAAGCAGTGGAACAACCTCGAACTATGGCATGAGCATGCGTGGTCGTGTGGTGCAATATATGATTGATGGTGTACCCCAAACTGGCTATCGCGATGGCTCAAGACAGCTCAATAGTATTAGTCCAACCATGATTGAACGTATCGAGGTGGTGTCAGGAGCAAGTAGCATTTATGGTTCAGGGGCGACAGGTGGGATTATCAATATCATCACCAAGAATGGTGGCGAAGAACCTTTAAGTTTTGAAACTAAACTTGGTGTAACTTCAGGTGATAATTTTAAAAGTGATGCAATGGCGTATGAAGCGTCACAGTCGGTTTCATTCAATCAAGGCGCTTTAAAAGGTTCTTTGGGTGTAGGTTATGCCAAACGTGGTGAAATTCAAGACAGTCATGGTGACCGAATAGGCCCTGAAGTTGCACAAACAGATCGTCAAGATACCGATACGATCGATGTCAATGGTCGTTTAACGTGGAAAATTGCAGATGGTCAGAGCTTAAGTTTTGGAGCGCAGTATTACAATGATGAACAAGACAGTGACTATGGTCCAGATTATGGTAAAAATTTAGCAGTACTATTTGGTGCTGCGCCAAGTCAAAAAGCTGTGAAAGGTTTGCAACTCGATACCCAACCACAAACTGAGCGTTATAGTTTTAACACTCAATATCAAAATGATGATTTCTTCACTCAAATTTTAAATGCAGAAGCGTATTATCGCAATGAACAGGCTCGTTGGTATCCTGCTGTAAACCCAATTGCACATAGTGCATTACCAAAAGATAGTAAGAATAACTACTTGGTATATCAATCTGATACGGATATTGATGTTTGGGGCGCACGTTTAGCACTGCAAAAGGATTTTGATTTACAGGGGCGAAAACTTGGACTGACTTATGGTCTTGATTATGAAAATGAACAAGATCGACAAAATATTCAACGCTATGATTTAGCCACTTTTATGGCAAGTAATGGTCTTAAATTTAAACCGCAACAGCGTTATGGTTTTGGACCCGATGTTGAAACCAGTAAATTTGGAGCGTTTATCCAAAGTCACTATGATTTGACGGATCGTATTGGTTTACAAGCAGGAATACGTCATGAACGAGTAGAGAGTGATGTATCGAGTTCAGTACCTTATACAGAAGCGATCATTGCTCATGATGTTGCCGATTATCAAGCCAAATCTTTAAATGGTGGTACGGTGAAACATGATGCGACATTATTTAATATCGGAGCGGTTTATCATCTGACTGATGCTCAACAAGTCTTTGCCAACTTCTCTCAAGGATCGAATTTACCAGACGTACAGCGTATGTTACGTGATGTTCCTGCAAACTTTGTTGTAAATAGCCAAACCATTGATCCAATTAAAGTGAATAACTATGAGTTGGGTTGGCGTATTCAAACGCCTAAAGGAATTAATGCAGGTTTAACTGCGTTTTATAATGACTCTGATAAAAGTCTGAAATTTGGCGCACCTAATTACACCATTGAAGTCTTAGATACTGATGAACGTGTTTATGGGGCAGAAGCCAATATTGCTTATCCAGTATCACCAAATTGGACAGTCGGCGGTACAGCTGCCTATACTTCAGGACAATATAAAAATAGTCATGGTAAATGGCAAGAACTGGATGCAATTCGTGTAGCGCCGTTAAAAGGGACAGTATATTCAGACTGGCAGTTCAATGATGGTTTAGGGCTTCGTGTTCAAGCGCTTGCTATTGGTGGTACAGATAAAGCACGCCAAGATGCAATCGACAACGGTTCGACACGTCCACCTGCGGAAATCAAAGGTTTTACCACCATGGATGTGATTACCAATGCTAAAGTCGGTTTGGGGACTTTAGGTTTTGGTGTGTATAACGTTTGGAATAAAGATTATAAATCAGTTTATAGCCAAGCCGTGTCAACGGTTTATGGTGCAATCTCAAGTTTACCTGCACAGGGTCGTACTTATGGTCTGACATATACCATGAAGTATTAA
- a CDS encoding TonB-dependent receptor plug domain-containing protein, which yields MHRTKLYWGTLNTLSIAIFAINSASFAEDLIAETQQPTNNTAEQPQQLKTIVVTGSNAQPKDPDISAVAKTIVTRDEMLKYGDQSVNDALRRAAGFQMPTPGQGPRGGSGSMRFRGGGAPIFLINGEPVQGGPRGGMSVVDSITPEMIERIEITKQPSVAQASVASSAVINIILKEPLDDARISGSVKLGYGLTESDKKEEERKNVSVQADGRDGAWIYSVSANQMWNDSTSTTEVENANGIRQQTRNTDRTSTMFTPRVEYQLDDQQKLVAEIFYRNNETDGNSGNQIQNDKNDSIRLNTRYERKDKGDSDKVRFTVEKQNETESTKSSQYSSYIDETVTEYGLAYDGVRKFDETKQVKFGVDSRFNELESNIAETLDEQRYALYLEGSWKFTPRQTITLGARQEWLDRSGLVEYTDQNFSPVLAHRFDFTDTWSLQTNISRAVKSPNSNNLMPTVSVSTDADAGTMNNPDRGGNPNLLPEKITAFETTLGYNMESGGVNITAYHRDIDDYIEKVIRLENGRYVERPYNQDQATTYGVELAGRYALKQTAKGHSLMLTGQVSTVRAKIEDADHNERLVSDVAPYTASTGLSYNFQPWRLATSINVNYTPEFTRALDYLPYDRTSNERVNVDISATKRFDKGWATTFSARNILSTDYKERLNHQSDGSLYEARVNDAIPSFLFTVEKKF from the coding sequence ATGCACCGTACAAAACTTTACTGGGGTACGCTCAACACATTAAGTATCGCTATCTTTGCGATAAATTCAGCAAGTTTTGCTGAAGATCTTATCGCTGAAACTCAACAACCAACCAATAATACTGCCGAACAACCACAACAATTAAAAACCATCGTAGTGACAGGTTCGAATGCACAACCCAAAGATCCAGATATCAGTGCTGTTGCAAAAACTATCGTAACACGTGATGAAATGCTGAAATATGGCGATCAATCAGTCAACGATGCGTTACGTCGTGCAGCAGGTTTCCAAATGCCGACGCCTGGACAAGGTCCTCGTGGTGGCTCAGGTAGTATGCGTTTCCGTGGTGGTGGTGCGCCAATTTTCCTGATCAATGGTGAACCTGTACAAGGTGGTCCGCGTGGTGGCATGTCGGTCGTCGATTCAATCACCCCAGAAATGATTGAACGCATCGAAATCACCAAACAACCGAGTGTTGCGCAAGCTTCAGTTGCCTCTTCTGCTGTGATTAATATCATCCTAAAAGAACCATTAGATGATGCACGAATTAGCGGTTCGGTAAAATTAGGCTACGGACTCACTGAATCAGATAAAAAAGAAGAAGAACGTAAGAATGTCAGTGTGCAAGCGGATGGACGTGATGGTGCATGGATTTATAGCGTATCAGCTAATCAAATGTGGAATGACTCAACCTCAACGACTGAGGTTGAAAATGCCAATGGTATTCGCCAACAAACTCGTAATACTGATCGTACCAGTACCATGTTTACACCACGTGTAGAATATCAATTGGATGATCAGCAAAAATTAGTGGCTGAAATTTTCTATCGTAATAATGAAACAGATGGCAATAGCGGCAATCAAATTCAAAATGATAAGAATGACAGTATCCGATTGAATACGCGTTATGAGCGTAAAGATAAAGGCGACTCAGACAAAGTCCGTTTTACTGTAGAAAAGCAGAATGAAACTGAGTCAACCAAGTCGAGCCAATATAGTTCTTATATTGATGAAACAGTAACAGAATATGGGCTTGCCTACGACGGTGTACGTAAGTTTGATGAAACAAAACAAGTTAAATTTGGCGTGGATTCTCGTTTTAATGAGCTTGAAAGTAATATTGCAGAAACTCTAGATGAACAACGCTATGCGCTTTATTTAGAAGGCAGTTGGAAATTCACACCACGTCAAACGATTACTTTGGGAGCGCGTCAAGAGTGGTTGGATCGTTCAGGCTTAGTTGAATATACTGATCAAAATTTTAGCCCTGTACTTGCACACCGCTTTGATTTTACAGATACATGGTCATTACAAACCAATATCAGTCGTGCCGTAAAAAGCCCAAATAGCAATAATTTAATGCCAACGGTATCCGTATCGACCGATGCCGATGCAGGAACAATGAACAATCCTGATCGTGGTGGTAATCCAAACCTTTTGCCAGAAAAAATTACCGCATTTGAAACTACTTTAGGCTATAACATGGAGTCTGGTGGTGTAAATATTACAGCCTATCATCGTGATATTGATGACTATATTGAAAAAGTCATTCGCCTTGAAAATGGTCGCTATGTCGAGCGCCCTTATAACCAAGATCAAGCCACAACCTATGGTGTAGAGCTTGCAGGACGTTATGCATTAAAACAAACGGCAAAAGGTCACTCACTGATGTTAACAGGTCAAGTATCTACAGTACGTGCCAAAATTGAAGATGCTGATCACAATGAACGCTTAGTCAGTGATGTAGCACCGTATACCGCAAGTACAGGGCTTTCTTACAACTTTCAGCCGTGGCGTCTTGCGACCAGTATCAATGTTAATTATACCCCAGAATTTACACGTGCCTTAGACTATCTGCCTTATGACCGTACCAGTAATGAACGTGTCAATGTTGATATTAGTGCAACCAAACGCTTTGACAAAGGTTGGGCTACAACGTTCAGCGCACGTAATATTTTAAGTACCGATTATAAAGAACGCTTGAATCATCAGTCTGATGGTAGTTTGTACGAAGCACGTGTGAATGATGCGATTCCAAGCTTCCTATTTACCGTAGAAAAGAAATTTTGA